CGGGACCCGACTTCGACCCGGTCCGCCGCGTGAATGCCGAGGGCACGTACTCCGTGGTGGATGCGGCCCTCACCGCCGGATCCCGCCGTTACGTTCATATCTCGACCTGCTCGGTCTACCGCACGGGCGGTCTCACGCTGGTCGACGAGGACGCGCCACTCAAGGAGGCGGGCGATCCCTACGGCGTCACGAAGGCGGAGGCCGACCGGATCGTCCTCGACGCGGCGGCCGGCGGACTCCAGGCCGTGATCCTTCGCCCAGGCGCGATCCTGGGCGTTCACCCGACGTCCACCTGGGCGATCAAGATGCCCGCGCGCGTCCGCGATCGCCAGATCAAGCTCACGATCGACGGCGGGAACACGGTGCCCTATGTCCACGTCGAGGACCTGGTCGACGCGGTTCTTCTCGCGCTCGGCAACGAGCGGGCGGCTGGTCGCGTCTACAACGTCGTCGACGGCCACATGACGTGGAAGGAATACACGGACGAGATCCGCGGCTGGTTCGGCACGCCGCCCCTCGAGGTCGTTCCCAAGGACCAGGTTCCCGACGGGGGATACTGGACGGGGAAGTTCGACGCGACGCGGATCCGCGCCGAGCTCAACTACGCGCCCCGCCACACCTACGCGGAGGGAATGGCCGAGGCGGCCCGACACTGGAGGCAGGAGCTTGAAACGGCCCGATCCGTCTGAATACGCGCCGTACTACGGCAAGTACATCGAGAAGGTTCCGGATGGCCCGATCCTGGACATCCTGCGCGCGCAGATTCGCGGCACCCTGGAGCTACTGCGCTCTTTGCCCGAGTCGAAGGGTGAGCACGTCTACGCGCCCGGCAAGTGGAGCATCAAGCAGGTCGTTGGCCACGTGAGCGACGGGGAGCGCGTATTCGCGTATCGGGCGCTCCGATTCGGACGCAGCGACGCCACTCAGCTCCCGGGCTTCGAGCAGGACGACTACGCGCGCGACGGCGGATTTGCCGCGCGATCCCTGCGCCATCTTGCGGACGAGCTGGAGGCGGTCCGCCGCGCGACGGTGCTCCTTTACGAGGGCTTCGGTGAGGGGGACTGGTTGCGGAAGGGGATCGCTTCCTCGAACCCGGTGAGCGTGCGCGCCCTCGCCTACATCATCGCGGGCCACGAGCTCCACCACGTCAAGATTCTCCGGGAACGATACCTGGCCTGAGTCGCGCCCTGCTCCACGATCCGGAAAGCCCGCCTCGCGCGTCTCCCGGCTAGTCCCGCCCCGAGAACAGCGTCACCGCAACCCCGCAGAGGACCAACGCCCCTCCCAGGTACGTGATCGGCGCCGGCGATTCTCCCCGTACGATCGCGCCCACGATCACCGCGATCATTGGGATGATGAGCGCCGCCACGGTTACCCTCGTCACCTTCCATTGTCCGACGAGCCAGGTATAGAGGACGTAGGCGCCCAGGTTTCCGGCGATCGCCAGATAGATAATCGGACCCCAGCCGGTCATCGTGTGGGGCAGCGTGTGCGACTCCCCGAGCGCGAGGCTTGCCAGGAAGCAGATCACGGCTCCGATGGCCGCGCCCAGCGCGTTCACGACGAACGCCGAATGGGTGGGCACCTTCTTCAAGATGACGCCCGCGAGGGCGGCACAGGTCGCGCCGCCGAAGACGCCGAGAAGGGCCGGGGCGGGGGCTCCCAGCTTGAGCTCGCCGGAGAAGATCAGCGCGACCCCGGCCAATCCCACGACGGCAGCGAGCATGCGCCGGCGATCCAGCGCATGGACGCCGAGCATCGACGCGAAGATGCCGGTCGTGAGCGGGGTCGTGGCATAGAGCGTCGCCGCGATCCCGCTCGGCACGGTCTGTTCGCCCCAGTAGAGCAGGGCGAAATTCACGCCCAGATTGAGAAAGCCGAAGAGGGCGATTCCCTTGAGCGCCGCTCCCCGCGGCCAGTCGGCCCGCGTGGCCAGGGCGACAAGCGTATTCAGGGCGGCCGCCAGAATCAGCCGGATCGTCGCCCCCCAAAGGGGAGGCACCGCCTCGTTCCCGATCCGGATCGCCAGGAACGTGGTTCCCCAGATCAAGGACATGCCTACGAAGGCGGCGTACTGGGCGGGTTGTCGGGTCTCGGCGGGGGATGGAGCGTTCATTGATGAGGCGATCCTGACACATTCGCGCGTCAAAGCGAAGGGGCGCCCCATCGTGGGGCGCCCCTCGAAGTCTTGACCTCGCCGCGCCGGCTACGTCGGGCGTGCGCTAGGGTCGGAGTGAGACCTGCGATCCCTTGTTGTCATACAGGTTGAGGCGCGGCCCCTTGTCTTCCGTGATCATCAGCTGGGCGCGTGGGCTCTCGGTTGCGTCGAACAGATCGAGAGCGGGTCCTTCCTTGTCCACGCCGAGATTCACGCGGAGCTTTCCGTCCTTGTCGAGGAGCGTGAGGGCGGGGCCCTCATCTCCGACAGCCAGGATCATCCGCGCCTTCCCTTGCGCGTCGCGGACGATGAAGAGCTCCGCATCGAGCGTCTTGCTCGGAGGTGCGGAGAGGCCGAGAAACAGGGCTCCCACCACACCAAGTAGAGCGATCGAGCCGCCGATCTTGAGGCTTCGATTCTCGCGCTCCACTTTTTCCAGCCGGATCAACAACGAATCCTGCATTTGATTCTCCGACGACATGCACCCCCCTTACACCGTGAATGTGAAATGTCTCGCTCGACCGGAACAACATTCATATATCGGCAAGAGGGGACGGAAGGTTAGCTCGGATCGACGCGCGAAGCGATTTGGAGCGCGCGGCAAAGCGCATTCGGGCGATTTGCCAAAGCGCTCGTGCGCCGCGGACGATCGCGGCGACGTCGATCGCGGACACGATGAAATTGCCGACCGCAATTTCGAACCGTGGCGTTTTGATCGACGCGCGACGAACGTGGATCGCGACGCGAGACGACGTCGACGACATCTCGATGCGAGACGAGGAGCGAAGACGCTTCGCGAGCG
This portion of the Candidatus Eisenbacteria bacterium genome encodes:
- a CDS encoding NAD-dependent epimerase/dehydratase family protein, with amino-acid sequence METKSPRADSAYKSSGSTVLVTGASGFVGSRVALRLAGVGSRVRALVRRPGAAPDLGSAGIEEIEGDFVDRDVAHRAAVGADLVVHCAATSGPDFDPVRRVNAEGTYSVVDAALTAGSRRYVHISTCSVYRTGGLTLVDEDAPLKEAGDPYGVTKAEADRIVLDAAAGGLQAVILRPGAILGVHPTSTWAIKMPARVRDRQIKLTIDGGNTVPYVHVEDLVDAVLLALGNERAAGRVYNVVDGHMTWKEYTDEIRGWFGTPPLEVVPKDQVPDGGYWTGKFDATRIRAELNYAPRHTYAEGMAEAARHWRQELETARSV
- a CDS encoding DinB family protein; the encoded protein is MKRPDPSEYAPYYGKYIEKVPDGPILDILRAQIRGTLELLRSLPESKGEHVYAPGKWSIKQVVGHVSDGERVFAYRALRFGRSDATQLPGFEQDDYARDGGFAARSLRHLADELEAVRRATVLLYEGFGEGDWLRKGIASSNPVSVRALAYIIAGHELHHVKILRERYLA